In one Gammaproteobacteria bacterium genomic region, the following are encoded:
- a CDS encoding C25 family cysteine peptidase has protein sequence MVPGCKEHNILLFDDYTTEHDINVCKADNTTNYDLALSYDFNTPTTMSVAGCPTGASCGFSANPIAFPNTTTLQFTNLNSASSGAHPLTVTATDGGSKVDTESLTLKLFDTPVSAPSLLSPANDSYAPSLAPSVSWSSLVNAQSYTVEIDDDPAFGSIDFTANVDGLTSATSGTLALESCYYWRVSPSNLCGNGPASSTFRFYTPGTQTTAVFSSVDVPKSIPLSPPPSYNLSELTIAGVGYINDVNVIDLNISHTYVGAVSVQLISPQGTTVTVMSQPDNNSACGNLNNIDISLDDEGSAAAWPCNPTGNGGTYQPSNPLSAFDGENADGTWTLVVRDPYDGAGSGSLNGWGLEFENFVNTGNHCPPGFTVGGNVTGLVGSGLVLQNNGGDDLAIAADGSFTFSTYLDDLDPFSVTVLTQPGSPNQTCSVTNGSGSISGNNVTNVTVTCVTDPDISFSGTNLSQDVCVNPGPTAITPVTLTTTAVGGYSNTVNLAFNPVLPTGITGGFSLNNFVPAAAPGTDSILNLSVDNTASAGLNTITVEASGTGAVTKSVDVSLNVIFPISTPTLSSPTEGSTGVAINTSFSWTAVSGASSYDIDIATDPAFSNIVSSANVGTNSYTPGASLSDSTVYYWRVRANDSCGSTDYAMAAFETVGGAGVATDTFCSAANLNLTIPDNDPNGVDNILNIATTGTITDINISVDISHTWVGDLIVGVTSPANTSVDVIDRPGYAGSGNGCSRDNIDTVLDDEAVNPVESECVNNPPNPAIGAGPFSPNNPLSAFDSEALNGNWTMNVSDNDNIIQGTLNQWCVIATYDTGATLLPADYGDLASSYGVAKHEGGGTARLGSNWTADNTFAQDGDDADDDGITASGNWEVGSLTANININSNAAGYVACWFDWNNDGTFAAGEKSVAQSIASGGVDINVSIPGSSTFGQNGDDFLETRCRFYNSEPVLATESPIGTATSGEVEDYRFGANQLTPITLSFTKALSLASGTSVEFSTTTETGVVGFNIYGLVNNSWKKLNNSVVGAKGINSLKPHSYNVSSTMKGVEQYQIEELKTDGTKAKYGPYLVNQTYGKVPQVTPIDWVQISNDSNTLQQSRQTLIAQSFDFIKLKVRSEGLQRVTYEDLLSAGVDWNGVAASDIAVSFENKAVARKASDSTFAPGSYIDFIGKPADSLYTDENVYLLKLDSSLAKAPVNNTSQVTVDPDAYYMSEASVTEDLKYSFASPANSPWYNTSMLVYQTTGNWSFPLALPNLLNNGVDAELEYSAWGGTAWDSFNPDHHLQVSINGNTVSDLYADGVKVLGDSVILSHSQIQGASSLNFIMPADTGADYDLVLLDYFRLKYPSEIVAVNDGLAFVPVVTNGVSADIIFQNGFEVGQSLGFVAKGFSVDDLFAYSTNGSELYEFPNAGITFDNGSYNLSLPFIENNKYYVGSNSNVSAPEIELGTASSIDLSQQYDYLVISHPDFIAGLAPLISYHQNNGLSVLVVNVEDVYALYSNFRKDARGIQSFIKDTYNSSNISAVMLVGSDSYDYKDNLGLGSISFIPTMYYQTDSLISYAPVDSLFADVDSDLIPDLAIGRLPVRTVSELQNMINKMFSYNSRAYTNTAIFASDRDSSFEQHSNAMLSSLPGSWSSTSAYIGDIELTDAQQALFNNINSGVSITNYFGHSGPSTWSFEHLFDNDDVLALNNAGKPTLVNQFGCWNNYFVLPTFNTMSHSFMSLENKGAVAVLGSSTLAESSHEAIFGNLLLPYMTTSGFTVGESILYSKQTMAANYPDYYDILLGWTLLGDPMMKISN, from the coding sequence ATTAGTCAACGCCCAAAGCTACACAGTTGAAATCGATGATGACCCAGCCTTTGGAAGCATTGACTTCACAGCCAATGTTGATGGTTTAACCAGTGCCACATCTGGCACTCTGGCTCTCGAGTCTTGTTATTACTGGAGAGTATCTCCATCAAACCTATGTGGCAATGGTCCAGCCTCTTCAACATTTAGGTTTTATACACCTGGAACTCAAACAACGGCTGTTTTTTCTAGTGTTGATGTTCCAAAAAGCATTCCTTTATCTCCACCTCCTTCTTATAATTTATCAGAACTTACTATTGCCGGCGTTGGATATATTAACGATGTGAATGTAATTGACCTTAATATTTCACACACATATGTTGGCGCTGTAAGCGTCCAGTTGATTTCTCCCCAAGGTACGACAGTAACAGTAATGAGTCAGCCTGACAACAACTCCGCTTGCGGGAATTTAAACAATATTGACATTAGTCTTGATGATGAGGGCTCTGCTGCTGCTTGGCCATGTAACCCCACAGGGAACGGAGGAACCTATCAACCATCAAACCCCTTAAGTGCGTTTGATGGAGAAAATGCGGATGGAACCTGGACATTGGTCGTAAGAGATCCGTACGATGGTGCTGGTAGCGGCTCTTTAAACGGATGGGGGCTTGAGTTTGAAAACTTTGTAAATACAGGAAATCATTGTCCGCCAGGGTTTACTGTTGGTGGTAATGTTACAGGATTAGTTGGTAGCGGATTGGTTCTTCAAAACAATGGAGGAGATGATTTAGCGATTGCAGCAGATGGGTCATTCACTTTCTCAACTTACCTTGATGATTTAGACCCTTTTTCAGTAACTGTATTAACTCAACCAGGTTCCCCAAATCAAACGTGCTCTGTGACAAACGGGTCAGGCAGTATCTCCGGTAATAATGTAACTAACGTTACTGTTACTTGTGTGACAGACCCTGATATTTCTTTTTCTGGCACTAATTTAAGCCAGGATGTTTGCGTCAACCCAGGACCAACAGCCATCACCCCTGTAACATTAACAACAACCGCTGTTGGTGGCTATAGCAACACAGTCAATCTGGCTTTCAACCCTGTATTGCCAACAGGAATCACTGGTGGTTTTAGTCTTAACAATTTTGTACCGGCAGCAGCTCCCGGAACAGACTCTATTCTAAATCTTAGTGTTGACAATACAGCTTCTGCAGGTTTAAACACGATTACCGTTGAAGCATCCGGCACAGGCGCAGTTACAAAATCTGTTGATGTAAGCTTGAATGTGATTTTTCCAATATCTACTCCGACTCTTTCTTCTCCAACGGAAGGCAGTACAGGTGTTGCAATCAACACTTCTTTTTCTTGGACAGCTGTATCAGGAGCCAGCAGTTATGACATTGATATTGCAACTGATCCCGCATTCTCAAATATCGTTTCTTCGGCTAATGTTGGTACAAACAGCTACACGCCTGGTGCTTCATTATCAGACAGTACTGTTTATTACTGGAGGGTAAGAGCAAATGACTCTTGTGGTTCAACAGATTATGCTATGGCTGCGTTTGAAACAGTTGGAGGAGCAGGGGTTGCTACTGATACATTTTGTTCTGCTGCCAACTTGAACCTAACTATTCCTGATAACGACCCGAACGGTGTTGATAATATTTTAAATATTGCCACAACAGGAACCATAACTGATATCAATATTAGCGTAGATATCTCTCACACTTGGGTTGGTGATCTTATTGTTGGTGTAACCAGTCCTGCAAACACCTCTGTTGATGTTATCGATAGACCTGGCTATGCAGGCTCCGGAAATGGGTGTAGTAGAGACAATATTGACACAGTTCTTGATGACGAAGCTGTTAACCCTGTGGAAAGCGAGTGTGTAAATAACCCACCAAATCCTGCTATTGGAGCCGGCCCATTTTCACCAAACAACCCATTATCTGCTTTTGATTCCGAAGCCCTTAACGGAAACTGGACAATGAACGTTTCGGATAACGACAATATCATTCAAGGTACATTGAATCAATGGTGTGTTATTGCTACCTATGATACAGGGGCTACTCTTCTTCCTGCAGATTATGGTGATTTAGCCAGCTCTTACGGAGTTGCAAAACATGAAGGTGGTGGAACAGCTCGTTTAGGTTCAAACTGGACAGCGGATAACACCTTTGCTCAGGATGGAGATGATGCTGATGATGACGGAATTACTGCTAGTGGCAACTGGGAAGTTGGTAGTCTCACCGCAAATATAAATATTAACTCTAATGCTGCCGGATATGTTGCTTGTTGGTTTGACTGGAACAATGATGGAACTTTTGCTGCCGGTGAAAAATCTGTTGCTCAAAGTATTGCTTCCGGAGGTGTTGATATTAATGTTTCCATTCCTGGCTCTTCGACTTTTGGCCAAAATGGTGATGATTTTCTCGAAACTCGTTGCCGTTTTTATAATTCAGAGCCTGTTTTAGCCACTGAAAGCCCTATTGGTACTGCCACTTCCGGCGAAGTTGAAGACTACCGTTTCGGTGCCAATCAACTCACACCGATAACTTTATCCTTTACCAAGGCTTTATCTTTGGCTTCAGGTACATCTGTAGAGTTTTCAACAACTACTGAAACAGGGGTTGTTGGTTTTAACATATATGGTTTGGTAAACAACAGTTGGAAAAAATTGAATAACTCTGTTGTTGGTGCGAAAGGTATAAACTCGCTCAAACCACATAGTTATAACGTTTCCTCAACCATGAAAGGTGTTGAACAATACCAAATTGAAGAGCTAAAAACGGATGGAACAAAAGCGAAATACGGACCCTATCTGGTTAATCAAACTTATGGCAAAGTTCCTCAAGTCACACCGATTGATTGGGTTCAAATTTCTAACGATTCCAACACTTTGCAACAAAGTAGACAAACTTTGATAGCTCAGTCTTTTGATTTTATTAAATTAAAGGTTCGTTCTGAAGGACTACAAAGGGTTACCTATGAAGACCTGCTTTCTGCCGGTGTTGACTGGAATGGTGTGGCTGCTAGTGATATCGCTGTTTCTTTTGAGAATAAAGCGGTTGCACGTAAAGCTTCTGATAGCACTTTTGCTCCCGGTTCATACATTGACTTTATCGGAAAGCCTGCTGATTCATTATATACCGATGAAAACGTGTATCTTTTGAAATTGGACTCTTCTCTTGCCAAAGCTCCTGTGAATAACACCTCACAAGTTACTGTTGATCCGGATGCGTATTACATGTCTGAGGCTTCTGTAACTGAAGATTTGAAGTACTCTTTCGCATCCCCTGCTAACAGCCCTTGGTATAACACTTCAATGCTTGTTTATCAAACAACCGGCAATTGGAGTTTTCCATTGGCTTTACCTAATCTTCTGAATAACGGTGTTGATGCTGAACTCGAATACTCAGCATGGGGCGGAACGGCTTGGGATAGTTTTAATCCGGATCATCATTTACAGGTTTCTATCAACGGCAATACTGTTTCAGACCTTTATGCAGATGGCGTTAAGGTTTTGGGTGATAGTGTAATTCTGTCTCATTCTCAGATTCAGGGAGCTAGTTCTTTGAACTTTATCATGCCTGCTGATACCGGAGCTGATTATGATCTTGTGTTGCTTGATTATTTCAGATTGAAATATCCTTCAGAAATTGTCGCAGTCAATGATGGTTTGGCTTTTGTTCCGGTCGTTACCAATGGAGTTTCTGCTGATATCATTTTCCAAAATGGTTTTGAGGTTGGACAATCACTTGGATTTGTTGCCAAAGGCTTCAGTGTTGATGACCTTTTTGCTTATTCGACGAATGGCTCTGAGTTGTATGAGTTCCCTAATGCAGGGATTACTTTCGACAATGGCAGTTATAATCTTTCGCTTCCTTTTATTGAAAACAACAAATACTATGTGGGTAGCAACTCGAATGTCTCTGCTCCTGAAATTGAACTTGGTACAGCCTCTTCTATTGACCTATCTCAACAATACGACTACTTGGTTATCTCGCATCCAGACTTTATAGCCGGGCTTGCACCTTTAATTAGTTATCATCAAAATAACGGTTTGAGTGTTCTGGTCGTTAATGTTGAAGATGTATATGCTCTTTATTCAAACTTCCGTAAAGATGCTCGTGGCATTCAATCATTTATTAAAGATACTTATAACAGCTCCAATATTAGTGCTGTTATGCTTGTGGGTTCAGATAGCTATGATTATAAAGACAACCTTGGGCTTGGTTCAATCAGCTTTATTCCGACCATGTATTATCAAACAGACAGTCTGATTTCTTATGCTCCTGTTGACTCACTGTTTGCTGATGTTGATTCTGACTTAATTCCGGATTTGGCAATTGGCAGGCTTCCTGTGAGAACTGTTTCTGAGTTGCAAAACATGATTAACAAGATGTTTAGCTATAATTCGAGAGCATATACCAATACAGCTATTTTCGCTAGTGATAGAGACTCCTCCTTTGAGCAACACTCTAATGCAATGCTCTCTTCTCTTCCTGGTAGTTGGTCATCAACCTCTGCTTATATCGGAGATATTGAATTAACTGATGCTCAACAAGCATTGTTTAATAATATCAACTCCGGTGTTTCCATTACAAATTACTTTGGTCACTCCGGCCCTAGTACATGGTCGTTTGAACATTTGTTTGATAATGACGATGTTTTGGCATTAAATAATGCCGGCAAACCGACTTTGGTGAATCAGTTTGGTTGTTGGAATAATTACTTTGTTCTTCCGACCTTTAATACCATGTCTCATTCGTTCATGAGTTTGGAGAATAAAGGTGCGGTTGCTGTGCTTGGTTCCAGCACATTAGCAGAGAGTAGTCATGAGGCAATTTTTGGAAACTTATTGCTGCCTTATATGACCACATCGGGATTCACCGTTGGTGAGTCTATCTTATATTCCAAACAAACAATGGCAGCCAACTATCCGGATTATTACGATATTTTATTGGGCTGGACTTTGTTGGGAGACCCAATGATGAAAATCAGTAATTAA